One segment of Niabella beijingensis DNA contains the following:
- a CDS encoding RNA polymerase sigma factor yields MNKQYTYREDELVMLLKQRDAEAFGYLYDHYAASLNGIIRSFVADEQQALDVLQECFVKIWSQVQTYDASRARLFTWLAAVARNTAIDMLRSRNWKNTLQNRALSDEEYVMPAVTGWNIDTIGLRGAVKNLREEQRQVIELAYFEGMSHSAIAAETGLPVGTVKTRLRAALIELRKFIK; encoded by the coding sequence TTGAATAAACAATACACATACCGTGAGGATGAGCTGGTTATGCTTTTAAAACAGCGGGATGCCGAAGCATTCGGTTACCTGTATGATCATTATGCCGCCTCATTGAATGGGATCATCCGTAGCTTTGTTGCAGATGAACAACAGGCCCTGGACGTGTTACAGGAATGTTTTGTGAAAATATGGAGCCAGGTTCAGACATATGATGCATCCCGTGCGCGCCTGTTTACCTGGCTGGCTGCTGTGGCAAGAAATACGGCGATTGATATGCTGCGCAGCCGGAACTGGAAAAATACATTACAGAACAGGGCCCTTTCAGACGAGGAATATGTTATGCCGGCGGTTACCGGATGGAATATCGATACGATCGGGCTAAGGGGAGCAGTAAAAAATCTCAGGGAAGAGCAGCGGCAGGTAATTGAACTGGCGTATTTTGAAGGCATGAGCCACAGTGCAATAGCCGCCGAGACCGGTTTGCCGGTGGGCACGGTGAAAACAAGGCTGCGGGCAGCATTGATCGAATTACGAAAATTTATTAAATAA
- a CDS encoding error-prone DNA polymerase → MRYTELQVTTNFTFLRGGSHPEELVQQAIRLGYTALAITDRNTLAGVVRAYAAAKGTPLRIIPACRLDLIDGPGLLAYPTDQQAYSRLSALLTEGNLRTEKGKCALYKADVYRYAKGMKFIMVPPAALNTAFDIDGAFKEAVKEYKEELGQALYLGAVCAYQGNDAKLLFRLSQLADLYRVPLVATNDVHYHEAGRRELQDVLTCIREKCTIHTAGYRLCQNAERHLKDEKEMQRLFRLYPDAIARTQEITDACQFSLGMLNYVYPEELTTEGRTPQQELEYLVWKGAEEKFNKTVVGQRKREEINRAIREELEFMKRKNYASYFLTVYDLVRFARSREILCQGRGSAANSVVCYCLGITSVNPVEIKLLFARFMSDARDEPPDIDVDFEHERREEVMQYIYEKYGRDRAGIVATVTQVHWKGAVRDVAKVMGLSADAVDHLAKSEYEFTQDWAEGKAKTSGGFTAQDPHLLKTLELTRQYIGFPRQLGQHTGGFVITQNKLSDLCPILNARMEDRTCIEWNKEDIEALGFLKVDVLALGMLTCLRKGFDLIKNHHGRALTLATVPPEEEAVYKMISRADTIGVFQIESRAQMSMLPRLRPREFYDLVIEVAIVRPGPIQGDMVHPYLRRRNGEEKEIYPSDELREILKRTKGVPLFQEQAMEIAIVAAGFTPAEADGLRRSMATFKAPGQVTKWRTKLVDGMVKKGYEKEFAERVFKQLEGFGSYGFPESHAASFALLVYISSWIKYHYPDVFCCALLNSQPMGFYRPAQIVIDARKHGVEVLPADVNHSCWDNILEEKSGPYCPVRLGFRQVKGLKEEEMQVLIEKRKQPYRSIVQLSDAGIAQTALEYLADADAFRSLGLDRRQALWEVAALADKPSGVFEGQPSESIAEPEVQLPELSAAAHVLQDYNSTSLSLKAHPVSFARPQLVKRNIAPANMLEQWPDGAFVRVAGLVLVRQRPQTATGVCFITIEDETGIANLVVFHKVFEKYRREILQSKLLMVSGKLQKEGSVIHVVVRRCYNMNALLQDMTAPGTEDLRLSVTSYMGATDPSGNKKDVVQKAVQGELFPSRNFK, encoded by the coding sequence ATGCGCTACACAGAATTACAGGTCACCACCAATTTTACATTCTTGCGGGGCGGGTCGCACCCGGAGGAGTTGGTACAACAGGCCATCCGGCTGGGTTATACGGCACTTGCCATCACCGACCGCAATACCCTTGCCGGGGTCGTACGCGCTTATGCTGCGGCAAAAGGCACGCCCCTGCGCATCATACCTGCCTGCCGGCTGGACCTGATAGACGGTCCCGGTTTACTGGCCTATCCTACTGACCAGCAGGCCTACAGCCGGTTATCGGCCTTACTGACAGAAGGAAACCTGCGTACGGAAAAAGGAAAGTGTGCGTTGTATAAGGCCGATGTGTACCGTTATGCAAAAGGCATGAAGTTTATTATGGTGCCGCCGGCAGCGTTAAATACGGCATTTGATATTGACGGGGCATTTAAAGAAGCCGTAAAAGAATATAAAGAAGAACTGGGACAGGCATTATACCTTGGAGCCGTATGTGCCTATCAGGGTAATGATGCGAAGCTGTTGTTCCGCCTGTCGCAACTGGCGGATCTGTACCGGGTGCCCCTGGTAGCCACCAATGACGTACATTATCATGAAGCGGGAAGAAGGGAACTGCAGGATGTGCTGACCTGTATCCGGGAGAAATGCACCATACATACCGCAGGCTACCGGCTTTGCCAGAATGCAGAGCGGCATTTGAAGGATGAAAAGGAAATGCAGCGTTTGTTTCGCCTGTACCCAGATGCCATTGCCCGTACGCAGGAGATTACGGATGCCTGCCAGTTCTCTCTGGGAATGCTGAACTATGTATATCCTGAGGAGCTTACTACGGAAGGACGTACGCCGCAACAGGAGCTGGAATACCTGGTATGGAAGGGTGCAGAGGAAAAATTTAATAAAACAGTAGTCGGTCAGAGGAAGCGGGAGGAGATCAACAGGGCCATTAGAGAAGAACTGGAATTTATGAAACGTAAGAACTATGCCTCCTATTTTCTTACCGTTTATGACCTGGTGCGTTTTGCACGCAGCCGGGAGATCCTTTGCCAGGGCCGGGGCTCCGCCGCCAACTCTGTGGTTTGTTATTGCCTGGGTATTACCTCGGTGAACCCGGTGGAGATCAAGCTGCTTTTTGCCCGGTTCATGTCGGATGCGCGGGATGAACCGCCGGATATTGATGTGGACTTTGAACACGAGCGGCGCGAGGAAGTAATGCAGTACATCTATGAAAAATACGGGCGCGACCGGGCAGGCATTGTAGCTACCGTAACACAGGTACACTGGAAGGGTGCGGTAAGGGATGTGGCCAAGGTAATGGGATTGTCGGCCGATGCGGTGGACCACCTGGCAAAATCGGAGTATGAATTTACGCAGGACTGGGCGGAAGGAAAAGCGAAGACGAGCGGAGGCTTTACTGCACAAGACCCGCATCTCTTAAAAACACTGGAACTAACCCGGCAGTATATCGGTTTTCCCCGGCAGCTGGGCCAGCATACCGGCGGCTTTGTGATCACACAAAACAAATTGTCGGACCTCTGCCCCATCCTCAACGCACGTATGGAAGACCGTACCTGTATTGAATGGAATAAAGAAGATATTGAAGCCCTGGGTTTTTTAAAAGTGGATGTACTGGCCCTGGGCATGCTCACCTGCCTCCGCAAAGGATTTGACCTGATCAAAAATCATCACGGGCGCGCACTGACATTGGCTACCGTGCCTCCGGAAGAAGAAGCGGTGTATAAAATGATCAGCCGGGCAGATACCATCGGCGTGTTCCAGATCGAAAGCAGGGCGCAGATGTCGATGCTGCCGCGGCTGCGCCCCAGGGAATTCTACGACCTGGTGATCGAAGTGGCCATCGTACGCCCCGGACCTATACAGGGCGATATGGTGCATCCCTATCTGCGCCGGCGCAATGGTGAGGAAAAAGAAATATATCCTTCTGATGAATTAAGAGAGATCCTGAAACGGACTAAAGGTGTTCCCCTGTTCCAGGAACAAGCGATGGAGATCGCTATTGTGGCAGCCGGCTTTACACCCGCGGAAGCGGATGGCCTGCGCCGCAGCATGGCTACTTTTAAAGCCCCCGGCCAGGTTACAAAGTGGCGTACCAAACTGGTAGATGGTATGGTCAAAAAAGGGTATGAAAAGGAATTTGCCGAGCGGGTATTCAAACAGCTGGAGGGTTTTGGCAGTTATGGCTTTCCCGAAAGTCATGCTGCCAGTTTTGCTCTGCTGGTGTACATTTCTTCCTGGATCAAGTATCATTATCCGGATGTCTTTTGCTGTGCCCTGCTCAACAGCCAGCCCATGGGATTTTACCGTCCGGCGCAGATCGTGATCGATGCCCGGAAGCACGGTGTGGAAGTGCTTCCTGCTGACGTGAACCACTCCTGCTGGGATAATATCCTTGAGGAAAAAAGCGGGCCGTATTGCCCCGTGCGGCTGGGTTTCCGCCAGGTGAAGGGGCTGAAGGAGGAGGAAATGCAGGTATTGATCGAAAAAAGAAAACAGCCCTATCGCAGCATTGTTCAGTTATCGGATGCAGGGATCGCTCAAACGGCGCTGGAATACCTCGCGGATGCCGATGCATTCCGGTCGCTGGGGCTGGACCGCCGGCAGGCACTTTGGGAAGTGGCGGCTCTTGCAGATAAACCCTCCGGCGTATTTGAGGGGCAGCCTTCGGAAAGCATTGCGGAGCCCGAAGTACAGTTGCCGGAGCTGAGTGCGGCAGCACACGTGTTGCAGGATTATAACAGTACGTCCCTGTCGCTAAAAGCCCACCCGGTAAGTTTTGCACGGCCACAGCTGGTGAAACGGAATATAGCGCCTGCCAACATGCTGGAACAATGGCCGGATGGTGCTTTCGTGCGGGTCGCCGGACTGGTGCTGGTACGTCAGCGGCCGCAGACAGCAACAGGGGTTTGCTTTATTACGATCGAGGACGAAACGGGTATTGCCAACCTGGTAGTGTTTCATAAAGTATTTGAAAAATACCGGCGCGAAATTTTACAGTCAAAGCTGCTGATGGTGTCGGGAAAGTTACAAAAGGAAGGATCGGTGATCCATGTTGTGGTACGCCGTTGTTACAATATGAATGCGCTGTTACAGGATATGACCGCCCCGGGAACGGAAGACCTCCGGCTGTCTGTAACTTCCTATATGGGCGCAACTGATCCATCGGGAAATAAAAAGGATGTGGTGCAGAAAGCAGTACAGGGCGAACTGTTCCCTTCAAGAAATTTTAAATAA
- a CDS encoding anti-sigma factor, which translates to MDIQEYIKSGIIESYVLGTADTEEAAELEQLRALHPEVNAAILEFEQELELLAQKNAVPVEGAVRQRIFENLNLPQQILPRPKRKHLLVFSKSLVAAAAVLLIASVGYNIYAYQKMKILERENRDLALQRTELYAKNKTLQTRTETLNSSLQFFSDPSSLKIALTGIKETNITKAVVVWNKKNKEVRLSLQGLPAPPPDRQYQLWALVNGTPVDAGVIGDCATVCVLKNVENAQAFAITLEKAGGSPAPSLDQLQAMGKVPG; encoded by the coding sequence GTGGACATTCAGGAATACATAAAAAGCGGCATTATTGAAAGCTATGTGCTTGGAACGGCAGACACTGAAGAGGCTGCGGAACTGGAGCAGTTGCGTGCCCTGCATCCCGAAGTGAATGCCGCCATCCTGGAATTTGAACAGGAGCTGGAACTGCTTGCACAGAAAAATGCTGTTCCTGTTGAAGGGGCCGTCCGGCAACGGATATTTGAAAATTTAAATCTTCCGCAACAAATACTTCCCCGTCCAAAGAGGAAGCACCTGCTTGTATTTTCAAAATCGCTGGTGGCCGCTGCTGCGGTACTGCTGATCGCCAGCGTGGGATATAATATCTATGCCTATCAGAAAATGAAAATACTGGAGCGGGAAAACCGGGATCTCGCCCTGCAGCGCACCGAGCTGTATGCAAAAAATAAAACACTGCAAACGCGCACGGAAACATTGAATTCCAGCCTGCAGTTCTTCTCTGATCCTTCCTCCCTGAAGATCGCACTGACAGGGATCAAAGAAACCAACATTACAAAAGCGGTTGTTGTATGGAACAAAAAAAATAAGGAGGTCCGGTTATCGTTGCAGGGACTTCCGGCGCCCCCCCCGGACAGGCAGTACCAGCTCTGGGCCCTTGTGAACGGAACGCCGGTGGATGCCGGTGTGATCGGAGATTGTGCAACGGTATGTGTGCTGAAGAATGTTGAAAACGCCCAGGCATTTGCCATTACGCTGGAAAAAGCAGGAGGAAGTCCTGCTCCTTCCCTGGATCAGCTGCAAGCAATGGGAAAAGTCCCCGGATAA